Genomic segment of Saprospira sp. CCB-QB6:
GCTCAACCTCTCTTTGGAAATGGGCGATAATGTGATGATTTATCTGGATGATATTCAGCACTGTCATCCCGAGTTTTTGCAGAAATTCATCTCTTTGACGGATGGACAGCGAAAAATTGAGGGGGTTTATCAGGGCCAAACCAAAACCTATGACTTGCGTGGTAAGCGGGTTTCGGTGGTCATGGCGGGTAACCCTTATACCGAAAGTGGGGATAAGTTCCGGATTCCCGATATGTTGGCCAACCGGGCCGATATTTACAATTTGGGGGATATTATTGGAAAAACGCAGGATATTTTCGAGCTCAGTTATATTGAAAACTCCTTGACCTCCAATCCCGTTACCCAAAAGTTGGCGGCCAAATCTATTGATGATTTGTATCCCATTTTGGAGTTTGCCCAAACGGGCCGCAGAGAGGGCCTAGAGTTTCGGGCCAATCACTCGCCTCAGGAGCTTAATGAATATGCGGCGGTTTTGAAAAAAATGCTGCGCATTCGAGACGTTATTCTCAAGGTCAACCAAGGCTATATCAAATCGGCGGCGATGCCCGATGCCTATCGAACTGAGCCGCCCTTCCTTTTGCAGGGCTCGTATCGGAACATGAACAAATTGGCGGAAAAAGTGGTGGCCGTGATGAATGATGAGGAGATTGAAACCTTGTTGATCTCGCATTATAAAGGCGAATCACAAACCTTGACCACCAGCGCCGAGGCCAATATGCTCAAGCTCAAAGAGATGATGGGCCTACAAACTGAGGAGGAGCGAAAACGCTGGGAAGAGGTCAAAGCGGCTTATGTCAAAGACCGTTTGTTGCAGGGCGATGAGCAAAACCCCATGGTCCAAATGGTGGCGCAGCTCTCCAACTTTTCCGATCAACTTGGGAATATCCAGAAGGCTATTCTCAAGGGCATAGAGGAGGCGGCCAAACGGCCTGTAGAGGCGCCCAGCAAACGAACTGCTGGTCCTTCCTTTAAGAAACGCTAGTACGAAAAAGACTTCCATTTTTGGGAGTCTTTTTTTTGGGGGCTGCCCCAGCCTTTGGCTGGGTCGGGCTGTCTCGCAGCTCGCTGTTCGCTCGGCCCTTCAGCCGCCTTTGGCGGCTTCGGTCTGGCCTTCGGCCACTGCTGCCCATCCCTCAGCCTGCGGCGGCTTCGCCGCCTGCAAAACCGTTTACTGCAGCCTAAAGGCCGCAGCCAATCTTGTTGGTCCTCATTTTTCTTGCCGCAGCGGCTTAAAAGCCCCTGCGTCTGATTTTTGTGGAGGGCGGCTGTTTTTAGGCCCAGCAGCTTTTGGACTGCAGGAATGGCCGAAGCGGAGGACTTCCATTCGGCCTAGCGATGTGCAGCAGTGGCCGTCAGGCCAGACCGAAGCCCGAAGGGCTGAAGGGCCGAGCGAATAGCGAGCTGCGAAACGTAGCGCCGCAAGGCCGCAGGCCGCAGCGGAGGCCCCAAAAAAATACCCCCCATCAGAAGATGCTGATGAGGGGTGAAAAATGCTAAAGGGCCTTGTTTATTTCACTTCTAGGCGGATACCTTGAGAATGTGAAGAAAATTCTGGCGCGTACATGCATTGAATGCTGCTAATTCCGTTGCTAAAGTCGCCTTTTTGGGCTACTCGAACAGGGTATTCAAAGACATAGGTTCCTTTGCTCAGATAAGAGAAAAAGAAGTGCGTAGCGGCATCTTTGGTGCTTTCGTAATAGCCTAAGCCACCTTGGTATTTGTATTGGCTGAGCACATTGGTGGGCTCGAAAGCGGCGGCTCTTTGGTCTTTGAGATGGACATATTCCATATCTCGGTCGACACGAAGTTCGATGCGGACCATGACCAAATCGCCTACTTCAAGGCCTTTTTCGGCGGTGATGGGCTGTAATTCTAGACCTCGATCGCCTTTTACTTGCTTAAAGAGCTGCTTTTTGAGTTGCAAAGGCGTTTCTTCAAAGCTTTCAATCTTATCGAGTTGCTCAAAATACTGCCAGTAGATAGCGCCCCAAGCTACAGAAGCATTGGGATTTTTGATTTCTACTTGGGCCATTTTCGGTTCAATCTCCTTGGCAGACCAGCGCTTTTTGATGTAGCCAGTGCCAGGTTCGGGATTCAACGCTTGTTGGTCCAGTAGTTCTCCCCCCAATTTGATATCAATGGGTTGGCTATCGACCAAATAGTTTTCTCCACGGGCCAAAAGGGCATAACAAGCGGCTGCGGTTGCCTTAGTGGTTTTCCAATGCGTCGTTTGCTTGGCTTTGAGCAACCAAGTTTTGAGTGCCTCCACCGTTTCTTGATCATTGGCCACCTCATCAAAGAGTTCGATCATCAAACAATGGCGTTCGATGGGCAATTCATACCAGAAATAGCCATGTGGCGACTGCCAGTACATGCCCATTTCTTCCGATTTGAGGGCTCGTTCTTTCAAGGATTTGATAATGCTCTGTTGTACTTCGGGAAGGTTTTCGTCGCGGTGCAGGGCAAGGGCAATCATGCCTTGCATGTAAATCGACTTCTTGAGGGCGTAAGCCTGCATTTGTCCAGTATAATAGGCTCTAGCCTCTCTTAGGCGGCGGCTTTTCAACTCCACCTTAGGGAAAAAGCTGCGGGCATAGAAATAATGGATCACCATATAGTCCAGATGGTCCTTTTTGAGGTAAGCTTCTGGATCTTCTTGGCGTTTGGCCGTCGCTTGCAAGCGATCGTAATGATCGAGCAGTTGATTATCAATGTAACGAACTGCTTTGATAATCATATCTTGGCTCATGGGCTCATTTTCTTGCGCCACGCCCATTACTTGCAAATGGCCCATGCCTTCTACAATATATTGGCTGATGTACCAGCTATCGCGGCCACCTGGGAACCAAGGGAAACCGCCATTGCCGAGCTGGCGATCGGCCAGTTTGCGCAAGGCTTGTTTTTGTTCTTGGCCCATGCGATTGAGATCAAACAAAACGCCTAGATGCTTCTTTTGTTGGGCCTCTGATTGGGCCTGCAAAACCCAGGGGGTTTCTTCCAAAAGGGCATTTTTGAGTGCTTGGTTTTTGCTCAAATTGCTTTCTAGAGCTTTAGAGCCAGAGGCTTTCCATGCCTCAAACACCCGCTTAATTTTGGGATGTGAATTGGCCACATTAGAGGCCAAACTGTTGGCATAATAGCGAGAGAACAACTGCTCACTACATTCATGGGGGTATTCCATGAGGTAGGGGAGCGACTGCACCGCATACCAAGCCGGGTTAGGCGTAAACTCTAAAGTATAGCTATAGTGTTCGAGGGTATTCGATTTGCTGAGTTCTTGCATACGCTTAAACTCAAAGTTTTTATTGGTCTTGCCACGAACGGGCAAAGGCATGCTTTCGGTCACCAACATACGGTTGCTCAAAACAGGCAAGCTACTTTCCTCTCCATCGCTAAATTGTCCAGCTTTGGCGACAATTCGATGCACAACAGGAGTTGTCCAGTTGCTAGGAATCTCCAATTTCCAGCTTAGGGCCGTAGCGCCTTTGGCTTTTAGGCTAAAGCTTTGGCGATTGTTTTTATTGGCCCATTCGGTATCAATGGCTTGCATGCTATAGGCATCAAAAAGCAACAATTGGGCTTCGCCTTCTAGCGGATCGTCTACCAAAGAGTTGATCTTGGCCGAAAACTCCATTTTATCGCCTTGGCGGAAGAAGCGGGGGGCATTAGGAACGACCATAAGGTCCTTTTGCGTCTGTACAAGCGCTTCTTTTAATCCTACTTTGAGGTCTTGGGTATGCGCCAAAAGCATCAAATGCCAGCGAGTAAGGGCTTCATTCATTGTAAAGGATAAAATGACATTTCCTTCTTTGTCGGTGCGCAGTTGTGGGAAGAAAAAGACGGTTTCATTGAGGTTGGTGCGGACCTTTACGTCTCCTAAATCTTCTGCATCTTTATCGCTGGCTTCTTTAGACGCTTCAGCTAGCCCACTATCGGCAAGAGGGGGGGCAGGGGCAACAGCTTCCTTCTTTTCTGCTGCTCCAGCAAGCTGCATATCCTCCATCATAGGCTCTTCTTCCATAACGACATTGTCTGATTCTGTAACACTTAGTGTTCTAGAACGAGACTTATACATTCTTCTAGGGCTAAAGCCCCAATCATAGAAAGAAAAGCCCTGCCAGTTGAGGCTACTCCATTTGTGGCTAGGGTAGCTATAAGAGAGGTTCCAGTCGTAGGCTACTACTAGGTTAGCTTGTTCTACATACATACAGTCGGTGGACCAGTTAGCCGTGCCATAATAAGCCCCATATAGCGACAAATTCCAATCATGTCCAGCCAAGGCATCTAATGAAGCATCATAGAGCGAGGCCACTAATTCCGCTTCTACTGCGGCCTTATCGGGACCTGTAATCTTGAGCTCCCAGCGTTCTTCTTGGCCAGGCTGTAGCTTATCTCTAAAGGTAGAGAGTTCTATGTTTAGCTCTTTGTTCGTATGTGGAACATAAACATTGATGCGTTGGCTAAAGCTGCGGTTATAGCGCAGGCCGATTAGGCGGAAATAGAGGTTCCCCCGATCATCTTCCTGAACGGTATAGCTCTGTTTATTCCATTTTTCGCCTAGTTGCAACCAACTTCTTTCGCTAACGCCTTTCCCTTTTTGATCGCGCTCAAAGAGTACAGGGAAATCTGTAGCTGAAGTTAGAGCAAATTCAATCGTTTCGCCAGGTTCTACTGTGAAGCTTGTTTGGTTGGCAAAGAGGAGCTCTTGTACATTTGCTTTTTTAGTTTGGCTATTAAACAAACGGAACTCTCGTTCTAGCTTGATTTCTTGGCCATACTTATCGGTAGTTTTTATAGTCAGGCGATAGTAGCCTGCGGGCCACTTCTTGAGCAATTTCTGCAGATCAATTTCTTTTTGTTCTGCGGTGTTGATGCTGTTTTTTCCCTGAGTTTTAATGACGGCCCAAGTTCGGCTTTGGTCCTCTTGCTTATAGGCAATATGTGGAAAAGCCGCTTTGAACTCTTGCTCTCCCAAGCTATAATAATCGGGCTGCTCCCATTGGCGTTTAACATAAATGTTTTGGGGCTCTTCTAGGCGCTCCCAGCTCAATTCGAGCAGAGCGGGCTCAAAGCCTCCATTGAGGTTGCGGCTATTGAGTTTTAGCTTGCCCAGCTTTTGTCCTTGGTCCAATTCGCTTTCCAAGTTAACAGAAAGGTCTAGGGCGATAGCACCTACCCGAACAGTGGTTTGGCTAGAACGGGTCTCGCCATTGATGTCGGTCACATCCACATAAATGGTATAGTTAAAGACGGGCTGCTTATCTAAGCTGATGCTTTTGTCTGGAACGGCCTCAAATTCAATTTTGGCCACTCCTTTCTCATCCGTTACGCCTTCTCCTTTGGTAATTTCTTGGCTTTGGCCCGACCAGGGGTTCCAGCCCCAATAACGCCAATAGGGGAAGCGCACTTCTCGCACTACTCGATAGCTGAATTTGGCCTCACTAATAGCAGGGCCCGCCAAGGCTTCTGCCTGAGCAAAGACAGCCACTTGATCATTGAGCTTATAGGCTTCTTGCTGAGGCAAGAAGTTTACCTCAAATTTGGGCCGCTTGTATTCTTCTACCAAGATACTATGCTCACTATAATAGCCTTGCTCCAAAACTCGAATACTCATTTCTCCCATCAAGCCTGTTGTCGGAGCAGTGAAACTGCCTTGCAAACTACCATATTCATTGGTCTTGAGTCTTAGCTCTTCTAGCTTTTGCTCATTGACATCAAAAAAGGCAACCTTATATTCTTTATTCTTGAGGAGTTCATAGCTTTCTCCTTTGCGGTATAAGACAATCCCCTTAAAATAAATCGTTTGCCCAGGGCGATAAATGGCCCGATCGCTAAAAAAGCGAGTTTCTTCCCGCCCATTTTCTCTAGGCGCATCATAATCGTAATTATAAAAGCTGCTTTCTGGCAAAAGAAAGTCTTTCCCTTTCTCTACCCGAATGCTATAGCTGTAGTAATCGTCATCTTTCTTGAGCTCCTTGCTTAGCGCATAGCCCATTTCATCCGTAAGTACCGACTTAAGGCGCTTCCAGTTGTATCTATGTTGTCGCTCTCTAAATTCTACTTTTACTCCTTTTTGAGGTTCTCCCGTCCAACGATTGATGACAATAAACTCATCTTGCTCCTTTTCTTGCCGCTGAATGAGACCCAAATTGGTAAATTGAACAACGGCTATCGTATGGGCATTTTTAGCATAGCTAAAGTCCGCATTAGCCGAAAACTGAAGGACATAAATACCAGGATCAGCCTGCGCCGGAATCATTAACTCGGTCCCATGCCACTGAAAATCTCCAGAGTCAATTAACTGATGAGACTGGCTATATAGAGGATCTCTTTTGGCCAAAAAGTCTATTTGCCCCTGATCTGCATAGCGAGTGTCCAGAAAATGCTCTAGCTCCGACTCACTCAACTTGATGAGGCGCAAATGTACCTGACTCAAGTTTTTATAATCCAAACGAATGAGGCCCGCCTGATTCAAGGGTAAATACCGCTCAATCTCCATAGATAAGCCCTTTTGCGCCAACTCTACTTTTAAGGTTTGTGCTTGCTTGGCCCCAAAACTCTTGGGGTAATCCTCAATGATGGCTGTTGCAATAGAATCTGCCACTTTTAAGGCCCAACGCGCCTTGGGATCTGGCCGACTAGGCGAATAAACCCGCCCTATTTGCTTATAATAAGTCGCTTTGGCAAAAATAACTTCGGCCACAGCATCCTGCCCCTCATATTTCTCTTCTAAGGCCGTTAAGGCTGCCAAATAAAGCTGCTGCTTATCCTTATTAATAGATTGTGAATAAGTCCACTTCAAGCGACGCAACTCAAACTGTAACAGGACCAAAGGCGACTTCCGCTCTAGCGATCTGGCCACAATTTTCTGATAAAGTTTAAGCGTCTGCCATTTATGCGAAAAGCTATCTCGGCTCTCAATTTTTTGCTCAACAAACTCTTGCCCAATGGCAAAAAACGCAGGCGATTCTACATAAAACTGATAAGCGGGCTGACTCAAATAGCTGTTCTCATTCTCAAAGAAGTTCAGGGCTCTTTGGGCCAATAGTTCATAAAGCGTAGGCTGCAAATCCGCATCAAAATCTGTCCGAGACAAAATGGGCGCAAATTGCCCCAACTCCAATTCTAAGGCCGCCGGATTCGATAAAGAAGCCCAATACAAAGCAAATGCCTGCTCCGTAATTCGCTCAATATCCCAAGTCCGAATGTCCTTGAGCTCCAAATCATTCACCTTGCTCCGATCCGAAAACTTATAATAATGATTGTTCAAATACTCATGATAAAGCTGAGCTACCATAGACTGCAAGAGCGCTTTTTCACTGCCCTCGGCCTTTTGCATCTCTTCTTCCAAGCGATAAATGGACTTCACTAAACCGTCCTCTTCCAAACTGCCCTGAAACTTGTTGTAATACAACAAGCCCTTGACATAATGCGCCGCTCTAGCCGGTCCAGCCTCTGCTTTTCGAATAATTTGCAGCAAACTGTCCGTCTTTTTAAGGGCCGATTCCGGCAAGCCCTGCCTATCTAAAGAATCAATCTCTAGCCAGGCTTTTTCATAGTTCTGGGAAAACATCTGGGTACTAATTAAAAGGCTAAATAATAGCCATAATGGGTATCGTTTCATTGACTTTGTTTTAATGAAAGAAGATAAGGGGGATTGCCTAGAAGATGCAACTTTTTTCCCAATAGTTGCCCTCCTTTTTCCTCTTTTGTTTTCTTTAAGAGTTGTTGTTTTGGGGCCTCCGCTGCGGCCTGCGGCCTTGCGGCGGTTACTCCCTTTGGTCGTCGAACTGCGCCCTAAAGGGCTTGTTGTCGCTTTGGGGCTCGCTATTCGCTCGGCCCTTCAGGCTACACTTCGTTTCGCCTTCGGTCTGGCCCTGTGGGCCACCCCGCCGCATCGCTAGGCCTGCGGCCCTTCGGGCCTGTAGGATGGATATTATAAACCTACAGCTTGGCCCTACAGAATCTTAAGCAAAAAATACAACCGTCTCCAATATTTCGCTGCTAAGCGAGCTTAGCTCCCCACAGGAAGGGCCTAAACAACTGTTTAGGGTCAAATGTATTTTGCATAAGGGGTTTAAACAACTGTTTAAGCTAAGAATTTAGAGCTGTTGAGTATCTTTTAAGCAGTTTTATGGCCCAGCGATGCGGAGGGGTGGCCGCAGGCCAGACCGAAGGCGAAACGAAGTGAAGCCTGAAGGGCCGAGCAGAACTGCGAGCCCCGAAGCGTAGCGGCGGCCGACCTAGCCGAAGGCTAGCCGGCCGCGGGCCCCAAAAAAAAGGAAGAACGATTAAAATCGTCCTTCCTTAGAGAATGCAGTAGTTATTTAAATAGTCGATACACTTTTTGGAGAACGTCTGTAAGTTCTGCCTGCGGAAAAGTATCGAATTTGCCGTATTCAAAGTTGGTGTGGGTACAAAGTTTTCGGCGGAGGGCCATGGCTTCCCAGCTTAGTTCAAACCAGTCGTTCATGGGGCCATCTTGGCCATAATTGATCTTTAGTTTTTGGCCCAAAACCACTAAAAGCCGATAGAGGGCATCGAGTTGGGCGGGGCTGTATTTGTGCCAATAGGTATAGGTTCGGAAAGGCTGCGGCAAGACGGCCACCTCATTGGCAGGGACCTCAATTTTGCCGCCCAAGGCATAGTAGCGGCCATTTTTCTTCTCCAGAATGCCCCAGCTACAAAGCTCAATGCCCACATAAGATTGATTGACCAAGATATTGTGCTCATTGGAAAAGCCCATGCGTTTGGTCAGAATATGATGCGCCCAAGCGTCGATTGGGAGGCATTGTACAATTTTCCCATCGCTTTCGGCATTGCCCGAGGCGCCCCCGCGGCCAATAACGAAATGGGTACCTACGGGGCCTCGGCGGTCGGCTTTCCAGACCTCCACCACCCGTTCGGGCCGTCCCCCAGAGACCGTATGATGCAAGCAAACGCCAATTTTTTTGCTGCTGCTTTGGATATATTCGCCGGGGCCCAAATCTAGATATTGGTCGACAATAGGGGCAAAAGCTTGGTTATTTTGATTGATTTGCTCATTAATTTTGGCCCAGGTTTTTGGTCCAACAATGCCATCGGCCCAAAGGCCTTCCTTCTGCTGAAATTTTTTGACGGCCTGTTCGGTCACGGCGCCAAAGAGGCCATCGGCTACCAAAGGGTAGCCCAATTGATTGAGTTGTTGTTGCAGGGTTTTTACGGCCTGCCCTTGGTCATTTCTTTTGATTGTGGGATTGCTCATTGGGAGAGGTTTGATGCTGAGGAAAAGTAGTTTCTCTGTGGAGCACATCAACTTTTTGGCCTAGTTGGTCTTGGGTTAAAAAAAGTCTGGGGCTAAAAAACAAAAAAGCCCAGCTAGAAGGCTGAGCTTTTTGGGTAGGTTCCTAAAATTATTTCAGTTCCCCTTTGTTCCAAAGTGCATAATTGCTTAATCCGCACTCCAAAAATTCTTGATATTTATCTTCGTTGAAAACGGCACCTACAGGGGTATTGAGGATGGTTTCATCGGGGGCCATCAGCACATATAATGGCTGAGATATTTGGCCAAAGTTGAGGCGCTCGAAGGCGGCCCATTTATTACCGATATTCCGAATCTTTTGGCCATCGGGAGCGATAAGGGTTTTTTCTAATTTTGTGCGGTCATCTACATAGAGAGAAATGAGCACATATTCTTCATTCAGAATTTTATTGATTTCGGGTTGAATCCAGATTTGATCTTCCATCTTACGGCAGTTTTCACAGCCATAGCCCGTAAAGTCAATCATGATGGGCAGCTTCTGCTCTCTGGCATAAGCCAAACCTTCCTCATAATCGTGAAAGCAGTTTTGTAGGCCAGCGGGGCAGTCGCAGGGGTGGAAATAAGAGTAGCAAGCGGGGGGAGCCAAACCACTCATAATGGGAGGCGTGGCATAGGTGCCCGTTTTTTCATCTACGGTAAAGCCTAGGGCAAAATAAGTGGCCAAGGCAATGCTAAACAAGCCCAAGCCTTTGCGAGGAAGGCTAATTTTAGCGCCTTTCATATCGTGTGGGAAGCGGATGAGGCCCAAAAGGTAAATCCCCATAGCAAAAGCCACGACTACATAAATTGCTAAGAAGGTTTCATATTTGAGGAGCTCCCAGTGCATGGTCATATCGGCCTTAGAAAGGAATTTAAAGGCCAAGGCGACCTCAATAAAACCTAAAACTACCTTTACTACATTCATCCAGCCACCAGAGCGAGGCAAAGAATTGAGCCAACCTGGAAAGGCCGAGAAGAGCGCAAAAGGAAGGGCCAAAGCAGAAGAAAAACCAAGCATCCCCACGGCAGGGGCCAATTGGCCACCCTCTGCGGCTTGCACCAAAAGCGTCCCGATAATAGGACCGGTACAAGAGAAAGACACCAAAGAAAGCGTAAAGGCCATAAAGAAAATGCCTAGCAAACCACCACGATCGGCCGCTCTATCTGTTTCATTCGACCAAGAAGAGGGGAGGGTGATTTCATAGTAGCCAAAGAAAGAAATGGCAAAAGCAATGAAAAGGATGAAAAAGCTAAGGTTGGGAATCCAGTGGGTAGATAACCAGTTTAGGGCATTCTCTCCAAATACAATGGTAACAAACATCCCCAAAGCTACATAGATACCAATGATAGAAAGGCCGTAAATGGTCGCATTGCGAATCCCTTCTGCCTTAGATTGGCTGCGCTTGGTAAAGAAAGAAACCGTAAGTGGAATCATTGGGAAAACGCAGGGCGTCAATAAGGCAAACAATCCCCCAATAAAGCCAAAGAAGAAAATCATCCAAAGGCTGAGGTTGGCACTTTCTACCTCTGTTCCACAGTTTCCACGAGCTTCCGCTGCTTTTAGGCTGCTGCGAATATCGGGGCGATCAATGCCCGTCAATACTTTATTCGGATCGAGTTTGGGCGTAGTTGCTGCCGCGGCCTTAAAAAAGCTAAATTCCAAATCAGTAGGGGGTAAGCATTGCTCCTTATCACAGATCATATAGGTCAAAAAGCCTTCTAGGGCTTTGCTGCTGTCCAAGATTTCTACTCGCTGGCGAATCTCTAGTTGGTTTTTGTATTTGGTCAGCTTCATATCAAAAAGCGGATCAAAACCAGAGACCTTATTCTTAGGATCATTGGTGCTTTCTGTTGGCCCAGAAAGTAGCTTGAAATGATCGCCTTCTACAAAGTTGAGTTTTGTAGCTACGGGACCATCTTCTCCCTCCAAAAACTGTGAGTAAGTATGCCAGCCTTCGCTCATTTCTGCTCTAAAGATGAGCTCATAGCTGTTCCCTTCAATCAAGCGCTTTTCATAGCTCCAACGAATGGGTTGTCCTTCTACTGCGCTGCTTTTAGGCGCTGTTTCTTCCTCTACGGTCAGTTCTTCTTTGGGCGTTTCAGCAGGTGGATCTAGCTGAGCCGTTGTATTGGAAGCATTCTTCCCTTTGGGCGACAGTTGTCCAGATTTTCCATCTTCAGGAGACTCTTGGGCCGACTTGGGCTGAGGTAAAGCCGCCAAATCAATATCAAACTCATAGTTTGTTGGAGGCAAACAACTTTGGTCATTACAAGTCATGTACTCCAGATACCCCACCAAGTGCTGCCGCTTATTGGGGGTGGCCACTGTTTTCAAAATCTGCAAGTCATTCTTATATTTAGTCACTTGCATCTCGAAAATCTCATCAAAACCCGATTTCTTATTTCCTGCATCACTCGTACTTTCACTCGCTTTCCCCACAGGCGTAAACTCTCCCTCCTCAATGGTGACAGAGGTTGCGACTGGCCCATC
This window contains:
- a CDS encoding alpha-2-macroglobulin family protein; this translates as MKRYPLWLLFSLLISTQMFSQNYEKAWLEIDSLDRQGLPESALKKTDSLLQIIRKAEAGPARAAHYVKGLLYYNKFQGSLEEDGLVKSIYRLEEEMQKAEGSEKALLQSMVAQLYHEYLNNHYYKFSDRSKVNDLELKDIRTWDIERITEQAFALYWASLSNPAALELELGQFAPILSRTDFDADLQPTLYELLAQRALNFFENENSYLSQPAYQFYVESPAFFAIGQEFVEQKIESRDSFSHKWQTLKLYQKIVARSLERKSPLVLLQFELRRLKWTYSQSINKDKQQLYLAALTALEEKYEGQDAVAEVIFAKATYYKQIGRVYSPSRPDPKARWALKVADSIATAIIEDYPKSFGAKQAQTLKVELAQKGLSMEIERYLPLNQAGLIRLDYKNLSQVHLRLIKLSESELEHFLDTRYADQGQIDFLAKRDPLYSQSHQLIDSGDFQWHGTELMIPAQADPGIYVLQFSANADFSYAKNAHTIAVVQFTNLGLIQRQEKEQDEFIVINRWTGEPQKGVKVEFRERQHRYNWKRLKSVLTDEMGYALSKELKKDDDYYSYSIRVEKGKDFLLPESSFYNYDYDAPRENGREETRFFSDRAIYRPGQTIYFKGIVLYRKGESYELLKNKEYKVAFFDVNEQKLEELRLKTNEYGSLQGSFTAPTTGLMGEMSIRVLEQGYYSEHSILVEEYKRPKFEVNFLPQQEAYKLNDQVAVFAQAEALAGPAISEAKFSYRVVREVRFPYWRYWGWNPWSGQSQEITKGEGVTDEKGVAKIEFEAVPDKSISLDKQPVFNYTIYVDVTDINGETRSSQTTVRVGAIALDLSVNLESELDQGQKLGKLKLNSRNLNGGFEPALLELSWERLEEPQNIYVKRQWEQPDYYSLGEQEFKAAFPHIAYKQEDQSRTWAVIKTQGKNSINTAEQKEIDLQKLLKKWPAGYYRLTIKTTDKYGQEIKLEREFRLFNSQTKKANVQELLFANQTSFTVEPGETIEFALTSATDFPVLFERDQKGKGVSERSWLQLGEKWNKQSYTVQEDDRGNLYFRLIGLRYNRSFSQRINVYVPHTNKELNIELSTFRDKLQPGQEERWELKITGPDKAAVEAELVASLYDASLDALAGHDWNLSLYGAYYGTANWSTDCMYVEQANLVVAYDWNLSYSYPSHKWSSLNWQGFSFYDWGFSPRRMYKSRSRTLSVTESDNVVMEEEPMMEDMQLAGAAEKKEAVAPAPPLADSGLAEASKEASDKDAEDLGDVKVRTNLNETVFFFPQLRTDKEGNVILSFTMNEALTRWHLMLLAHTQDLKVGLKEALVQTQKDLMVVPNAPRFFRQGDKMEFSAKINSLVDDPLEGEAQLLLFDAYSMQAIDTEWANKNNRQSFSLKAKGATALSWKLEIPSNWTTPVVHRIVAKAGQFSDGEESSLPVLSNRMLVTESMPLPVRGKTNKNFEFKRMQELSKSNTLEHYSYTLEFTPNPAWYAVQSLPYLMEYPHECSEQLFSRYYANSLASNVANSHPKIKRVFEAWKASGSKALESNLSKNQALKNALLEETPWVLQAQSEAQQKKHLGVLFDLNRMGQEQKQALRKLADRQLGNGGFPWFPGGRDSWYISQYIVEGMGHLQVMGVAQENEPMSQDMIIKAVRYIDNQLLDHYDRLQATAKRQEDPEAYLKKDHLDYMVIHYFYARSFFPKVELKSRRLREARAYYTGQMQAYALKKSIYMQGMIALALHRDENLPEVQQSIIKSLKERALKSEEMGMYWQSPHGYFWYELPIERHCLMIELFDEVANDQETVEALKTWLLKAKQTTHWKTTKATAAACYALLARGENYLVDSQPIDIKLGGELLDQQALNPEPGTGYIKKRWSAKEIEPKMAQVEIKNPNASVAWGAIYWQYFEQLDKIESFEETPLQLKKQLFKQVKGDRGLELQPITAEKGLEVGDLVMVRIELRVDRDMEYVHLKDQRAAAFEPTNVLSQYKYQGGLGYYESTKDAATHFFFSYLSKGTYVFEYPVRVAQKGDFSNGISSIQCMYAPEFSSHSQGIRLEVK
- a CDS encoding peptidoglycan recognition protein family protein; its protein translation is MSNPTIKRNDQGQAVKTLQQQLNQLGYPLVADGLFGAVTEQAVKKFQQKEGLWADGIVGPKTWAKINEQINQNNQAFAPIVDQYLDLGPGEYIQSSSKKIGVCLHHTVSGGRPERVVEVWKADRRGPVGTHFVIGRGGASGNAESDGKIVQCLPIDAWAHHILTKRMGFSNEHNILVNQSYVGIELCSWGILEKKNGRYYALGGKIEVPANEVAVLPQPFRTYTYWHKYSPAQLDALYRLLVVLGQKLKINYGQDGPMNDWFELSWEAMALRRKLCTHTNFEYGKFDTFPQAELTDVLQKVYRLFK
- a CDS encoding protein-disulfide reductase DsbD family protein is translated as MFRTLLLFFPLFALLGSLQAQSPVHWQHEAKALGNGQYSITFKAKIEKGWYVYSLFLPSADGPVATSVTIEEGEFTPVGKASESTSDAGNKKSGFDEIFEMQVTKYKNDLQILKTVATPNKRQHLVGYLEYMTCNDQSCLPPTNYEFDIDLAALPQPKSAQESPEDGKSGQLSPKGKNASNTTAQLDPPAETPKEELTVEEETAPKSSAVEGQPIRWSYEKRLIEGNSYELIFRAEMSEGWHTYSQFLEGEDGPVATKLNFVEGDHFKLLSGPTESTNDPKNKVSGFDPLFDMKLTKYKNQLEIRQRVEILDSSKALEGFLTYMICDKEQCLPPTDLEFSFFKAAAATTPKLDPNKVLTGIDRPDIRSSLKAAEARGNCGTEVESANLSLWMIFFFGFIGGLFALLTPCVFPMIPLTVSFFTKRSQSKAEGIRNATIYGLSIIGIYVALGMFVTIVFGENALNWLSTHWIPNLSFFILFIAFAISFFGYYEITLPSSWSNETDRAADRGGLLGIFFMAFTLSLVSFSCTGPIIGTLLVQAAEGGQLAPAVGMLGFSSALALPFALFSAFPGWLNSLPRSGGWMNVVKVVLGFIEVALAFKFLSKADMTMHWELLKYETFLAIYVVVAFAMGIYLLGLIRFPHDMKGAKISLPRKGLGLFSIALATYFALGFTVDEKTGTYATPPIMSGLAPPACYSYFHPCDCPAGLQNCFHDYEEGLAYAREQKLPIMIDFTGYGCENCRKMEDQIWIQPEINKILNEEYVLISLYVDDRTKLEKTLIAPDGQKIRNIGNKWAAFERLNFGQISQPLYVLMAPDETILNTPVGAVFNEDKYQEFLECGLSNYALWNKGELK